A section of the Cervus canadensis isolate Bull #8, Minnesota chromosome 8, ASM1932006v1, whole genome shotgun sequence genome encodes:
- the LOC122446140 gene encoding ADP-ribosylation factor-like protein 2-binding protein, which produces MDTLEEESFALFFSSASDAEFDAVVGYLEDIIMDDEFQLLQRNFMDKYYQEFEDTEENKLTYTPIFNEYISLVEKYIEEQLLERIPGFNMAAFTTTLQHHKDEVAGDIFDMLLTFTDFLAFKDMFLDYRAEKEGRGLDLSSGLVVTSLCKSSSVPASQNNLRP; this is translated from the coding sequence atgGACACCCTAGAAGAAGAGAGCTTCGCGCTGTTCTTCTCTTCCGCCTCTGATGCAGAATTTGATGCTGTGGTTGGATATTTAGAGGACATTATCATGGATGATGAGTTCCAGTTATTACAGAGGAATTTCATGGACAAGTACTACCAGGAGTTTGAAGACACGGAAGAGAATAAGCTTACCTACACAcctatttttaatgaatatatttctttGGTAGAAAAGTATATAGAAGAACAGCTGTTGGAGCGGATTCCTGGATTTAACATGGCGGCTTTCACTACAACTTTACAGCACCATAAAGATGAAGTGGCCGGTGACATTTTTGACATGCTACTCACATTTACGGATTTTCTGGCTTTTAAAGATATGTTTCTGGACTACCGAGCAGAAAAAGAAGGCCGGGGACTGGACTTGAGCAGTGGTTTAGTGGTGACGTCACTGTGCAAATCATCTTCTGTGCCAGCCTCCCAGAACAATCTTCGGCCCTAG